The following coding sequences lie in one Pseudomonas svalbardensis genomic window:
- a CDS encoding YncE family protein: MNRTIKIAVCALVVGLALIWLGVWRTTPPAMLSEVALPNTWGGQTLERDGVSVAIEVRPLAQDGVLREGEFADVRFRVTDSASGQPLSGVAPGAWLDPETVAADQAQGREHSCKSRVGVFLKSSIGARPMLDLNSYFLLVMNRDASVSVVDPSVSVGGITSTMARIDIKQPPMDWVTPRDNKRVFVSMPTADEIAVIDSEQFKLIDSVAAGSNPVRLALQPDERLLWVGNNAKSAEASGVTVIDTRSLKTLKYLATGAGHHEIAFSKDSRFAFVTNRDDGTVSLIDIASLTISKQLKTGSHPLSVAYSSLSQAVYVADGKDGTVTVIDTASLAVRRVIKMKQGLGPMGFSADGRFGIVLNTLENQASVIDAATDSLIHELNVSTEPYQVVFTKAYAYIRGLASAKVTMINLSSLGEGRTPISQGFEAGPQAPRLAGDLPLASSLAVSRDDNAVFVVNPVDNTTYFYAEGMNAPMSGYPNRGQVARAAMVIDRSLREVEPGLYSARIKLPAAGRFDVAFLLNQPNIIHCFTALVEPDKTLTRRPGVPKVEFMLDKATAALGSPYVVRFRIVQGKQKAQRSGIKDVQVRYFRAPTSRVQQVAALEVGDGVYEAPVTLDQHGAWYLHVRAASLGASFDDKNFASVRVLPGDAH; the protein is encoded by the coding sequence ATGAACAGGACCATCAAAATCGCCGTATGTGCGCTGGTTGTAGGGTTGGCGCTGATCTGGCTGGGAGTGTGGCGCACGACGCCCCCGGCCATGCTGAGCGAGGTCGCGCTGCCGAACACCTGGGGCGGCCAGACGCTTGAGCGTGACGGGGTGTCGGTGGCGATCGAGGTACGGCCGCTGGCGCAGGACGGCGTGCTGCGCGAGGGCGAGTTCGCCGACGTGCGCTTTCGGGTCACTGACAGCGCTTCGGGCCAGCCACTGTCGGGTGTCGCACCCGGTGCCTGGCTCGATCCGGAAACCGTCGCCGCCGACCAGGCCCAGGGCCGCGAACACAGCTGCAAATCCCGGGTCGGGGTGTTTCTGAAATCGAGCATCGGCGCGCGGCCGATGCTCGATCTGAACAGCTACTTCCTGCTGGTGATGAACCGCGATGCCAGCGTCTCGGTGGTCGATCCGTCGGTGTCGGTCGGCGGGATCACCAGCACGATGGCGCGGATTGATATCAAGCAGCCGCCAATGGACTGGGTGACGCCCCGTGACAACAAGCGGGTGTTCGTCTCCATGCCGACCGCCGATGAAATTGCGGTGATCGACAGCGAGCAATTCAAGTTGATCGACTCGGTGGCTGCCGGCAGCAATCCGGTTCGGCTGGCATTACAACCGGATGAGCGTCTGCTGTGGGTCGGCAACAACGCGAAATCGGCCGAGGCGTCCGGGGTGACGGTGATCGACACGCGCAGCCTCAAGACGCTCAAATACCTGGCCACCGGTGCCGGGCATCACGAAATCGCCTTCAGCAAGGACAGTCGTTTTGCCTTCGTCACCAACCGCGATGACGGGACGGTGAGCCTCATCGACATCGCCAGCCTGACCATCAGCAAGCAACTCAAGACCGGCTCGCACCCGTTGTCCGTGGCTTACTCGTCGCTGTCCCAGGCGGTCTATGTCGCCGATGGCAAGGACGGTACGGTGACCGTGATCGACACCGCCAGCCTCGCAGTCCGGCGGGTGATCAAGATGAAACAGGGCCTGGGCCCGATGGGTTTTAGCGCTGACGGTCGTTTCGGCATCGTGCTCAACACCCTGGAGAACCAGGCCTCGGTGATCGACGCGGCCACCGACTCGTTGATCCATGAACTGAACGTGTCCACCGAACCCTATCAAGTGGTGTTCACCAAGGCCTATGCCTACATTCGCGGACTGGCCTCGGCCAAGGTCACGATGATCAACCTGTCATCCCTCGGCGAGGGCCGCACGCCCATCAGCCAGGGTTTTGAAGCCGGGCCTCAGGCGCCACGGTTGGCGGGTGATTTGCCGTTGGCATCGAGCCTGGCGGTGTCGCGGGATGACAACGCGGTGTTTGTGGTCAACCCGGTGGACAACACCACCTACTTCTACGCCGAAGGCATGAACGCGCCGATGTCCGGCTACCCCAATCGTGGGCAAGTGGCGCGGGCGGCGATGGTCATCGACCGCAGTCTGCGCGAAGTCGAGCCGGGGCTGTACAGCGCCCGGATCAAACTGCCCGCCGCCGGGCGTTTCGACGTGGCCTTCCTGCTGAACCAGCCGAACATCATCCATTGCTTCACGGCTTTGGTTGAGCCGGATAAAACCCTCACCCGGCGCCCGGGTGTGCCGAAGGTGGAATTCATGCTCGACAAAGCCACGGCAGCCCTCGGCAGTCCTTACGTGGTGCGTTTTCGCATCGTTCAGGGCAAGCAGAAGGCACAGCGCAGCGGGATCAAGGACGTTCAGGTGCGTTACTTCCGGGCCCCGACGTCCCGGGTCCAGCAAGTCGCCGCGCTGGAAGTGGGCGACGGTGTTTATGAAGCTCCGGTGACCCTCGACCAGCACGGCGCCTGGTACCTGCACGTACGCGCAGCGTCGCTGGGCGCGAGTTTCGACGACAAGAATTTTGCCAGCGTTCGGGTCCTGCCCGGCGATGCCCACTAA
- a CDS encoding SCO family protein, whose product MRALDWITLTVCFCLFSSLASAHEGHEEPAPAVAAVAAPPGLVTGTGTRDARTWFTDTPLQDQNGETLRFYSDALQNRVVLLNVIFTRCNDACPLITRKLKEVRELLGDKADGITFISLTSDPLRDTPAVLKAYTLKQGVDGPHWLFLTGDKAQMDLVLGRIGQIVPTPEQHSTQLIVGDVANKRWSKIRPDAPAAAIAQRLQLLTMPVAGR is encoded by the coding sequence ATGAGAGCCCTCGACTGGATCACCCTGACGGTTTGCTTTTGCCTGTTCAGTTCGCTGGCGTCCGCCCACGAAGGGCACGAAGAGCCGGCACCGGCGGTGGCCGCCGTTGCCGCACCGCCCGGCTTGGTTACGGGCACTGGCACCCGCGATGCGAGAACCTGGTTCACCGACACACCGTTGCAGGACCAGAACGGCGAGACCCTGCGGTTCTACAGCGACGCGCTGCAGAACCGCGTGGTGCTGCTCAATGTGATTTTCACCCGCTGCAACGATGCCTGCCCGCTGATCACCCGCAAGCTCAAGGAAGTGCGTGAGTTGCTGGGCGACAAGGCGGACGGCATCACTTTTATCTCCCTTACCAGTGATCCGCTGCGGGACACGCCAGCGGTACTCAAGGCTTACACCTTGAAGCAGGGCGTCGATGGCCCCCACTGGCTTTTTCTTACCGGCGACAAGGCACAGATGGACCTTGTATTGGGGCGCATCGGCCAGATCGTGCCGACCCCCGAGCAGCATTCAACACAACTGATCGTGGGTGACGTGGCCAACAAACGCTGGAGCAAAATCCGTCCCGATGCCCCGGCCGCCGCCATTGCCCAGCGCTTGCAGTTGCTGACAATGCCCGTGGCCGGTCGTTGA
- a CDS encoding cytochrome c/ABC transporter substrate-binding protein, whose product MRTSLALGLLLLGGLHFAADALPLSPNESAGKRLYREGVSGSGEPIMARVGAADILLPATSLPCANCHGADGLGRPEGGVRPPDLSWSRLTSTYGQQHINGRAYPAYTEGTLARAIQEGRDPGNNRLDPAMPRFVLSMNDQRNLTAYLKRVAEDRDPGLTPDSLHLGTLLPRHGPLSEEGATVAAVLQGSVARINEAGGIHGRQLRLTIVDPGPDRASAEQALDRLIEQEQVFTLIAPLAPALDLAARLERAGIPLIGPLSLLGTAQASRQIFEPLPGLREQLIALADYATRNLRVLEGPTLILYPDEPSQRLAAQSLGQYLQDHAWQKVSLKVYDSAQDELPLGSRSLFYLGSGGGFSRLAERLQAAGQVPYLFAASNQVAGDLLQVPSDFSRRVFLAYPFVPSDWTLAGRLALTQLRERQGLGGQHAMLQVGAFSSMLLLSEGMKQAGRDASREKLISALEGLHDFDTGLTPLISFGPRRRLGLRGAHIVTVDLPDQRFYLVAPYKPIAATP is encoded by the coding sequence ATGAGAACTTCACTCGCTCTCGGCCTGCTACTGCTTGGCGGCCTGCATTTCGCCGCTGATGCGTTGCCGCTGAGCCCTAACGAAAGCGCCGGTAAACGGCTGTATCGCGAGGGTGTGTCCGGGAGTGGCGAGCCGATTATGGCGCGGGTCGGGGCGGCGGACATACTGTTGCCGGCCACCAGCTTGCCGTGCGCCAACTGCCACGGCGCCGATGGCCTCGGGCGGCCCGAAGGCGGGGTGCGACCGCCGGATCTCAGCTGGTCGCGACTCACCAGCACCTACGGCCAGCAGCACATCAATGGCCGTGCGTACCCGGCGTATACCGAAGGCACGTTGGCGCGTGCCATTCAGGAAGGGCGTGATCCGGGCAACAATCGGCTCGACCCGGCGATGCCGCGCTTCGTCCTGTCGATGAATGATCAGCGCAACCTCACGGCTTACCTCAAACGCGTGGCCGAGGACCGCGACCCCGGCCTGACCCCCGACAGTCTGCACCTGGGCACCTTGTTGCCACGCCACGGACCGTTGAGCGAGGAGGGCGCCACGGTGGCGGCGGTGCTCCAGGGCAGCGTGGCGCGAATCAACGAAGCGGGCGGGATTCATGGCCGGCAGTTGCGCCTGACCATCGTCGATCCGGGGCCGGACCGCGCCAGTGCCGAGCAGGCGCTGGATCGATTGATCGAGCAAGAACAGGTGTTCACCCTGATCGCGCCGCTGGCACCGGCACTGGACCTGGCCGCGCGTCTGGAACGGGCCGGCATTCCGCTGATCGGACCGCTGTCGTTGTTGGGTACGGCGCAGGCCAGTCGACAGATTTTCGAACCACTGCCGGGGTTGCGCGAGCAACTGATCGCCCTGGCCGATTACGCCACCCGCAATTTGCGGGTGCTCGAGGGACCGACGCTGATCCTCTATCCGGACGAGCCCAGTCAACGGCTGGCGGCGCAGAGCCTCGGCCAGTACTTGCAGGATCACGCCTGGCAAAAGGTCAGTCTGAAAGTCTACGACTCGGCGCAAGACGAACTGCCACTGGGCTCGCGGTCGTTGTTTTACCTGGGCAGCGGCGGCGGTTTCAGTCGCCTCGCCGAGCGCTTGCAGGCGGCGGGGCAGGTGCCTTATCTGTTCGCTGCGTCGAACCAGGTGGCGGGTGATCTGTTGCAGGTGCCCAGTGATTTTTCCCGGCGGGTGTTTCTGGCTTATCCGTTCGTGCCCAGTGACTGGACGCTGGCCGGACGCCTGGCCCTGACCCAACTGCGCGAACGCCAGGGGCTCGGCGGTCAGCATGCGATGCTTCAAGTCGGCGCGTTCAGTTCGATGTTGCTACTCAGCGAAGGCATGAAACAGGCCGGGCGCGACGCCAGCCGCGAGAAACTCATCAGTGCGCTGGAAGGCCTGCATGACTTCGATACCGGGCTGACCCCGCTGATCAGCTTCGGTCCTCGCCGCCGCCTCGGCTTGCGTGGCGCGCATATCGTCACCGTGGACCTGCCCGATCAGCGCTTTTATCTGGTAGCGCCCTATAAACCCATTGCCGCTACGCCCTGA
- the mnxG gene encoding manganese-oxidizing multicopper oxidase MnxG: MTGKPYAPSLFKLLLLVTSMLGIELAEAAVRCERNLVANVVALDQPLMFNRLGAQNVNGMMFALRRDVVDDHEMSLAQGGAAVPGKVSLRPDKRPRPLVLRVAAGDCLTINLQNLLAYQANPGSHEDGEEEEGEIEGEAAIGNEDEFKVDEQVADRHVGFQVNGMQAVNSIDDIASYTGRNANTLIAPGATRSYTLYAEREGAFAASSRGATFGGEGDAGNVANGLFGQVVVVPKGGRTYRNTVTEEEMRLASVDRTPAGQPIVDYQARYPQREPWIREGKAGTPIINMVDGNEIISSEADAIVMGSNADGSFPPSTYPLEAIGKRNPAIPNRLEPFRDFASQFQDETAATQAFPAYWADPVMAHVLEPTRDSFMINYGSGGMGAEVVANRLGVGPMHDCLSCAYEEFFLSSHTVGDVAMLVDVPANAGLENIRPGETPSADQIGVKATMALYPSEPSNVNHSYIGDFIKFRNTHNGHEQHIFHLHGHQWLFNPNDDNSDYVDAQGIGPGAGYTYEIANGGSGNRNRVAGDAIYHCHFYPHFAQGMWSMWRVHDVFEEGTKLEVSQQGTDGYHSEPYALRSGKPAAGARALPDGEIVAGTPIPAVVPLPGKAMAPMPGKVAVVPKIGETLVAGGDDDDEEDDDGERDGGNGGAQAIGSLALVDRSEANRNADGSLKNPGYPFWIGGMESSVGQRPPTPPLDMLDAAKAQSLKTSGNALWANLDPAQSGGWDGGLGRHTLDGFSSGGQAQTITTSLDFSKKVTRAKPIYMPEEGTEVEQAAMAFHAKKDHPSFAVLPGNQVVARNFRTNGALPIAGAPYYEPCMDDRQKRLTSSAGTGEFASGERIDGMSFTGTSTFTADRPRVYKAANIQFDAVYNKVGYHFPQARILALWEDAWPVITKQRPPEPLVMRMNTFDCVQYQQTNLVPATYEMDDYQVRTPTDVIGQHIHLPKWDLTAADGSANGWNYEDGVLSPGAVQERVRAIREFNQCEGTDPRDGTPACPKAKNHPYFGQFGRADWVGARTAMQRWFVDPVVNAKGVDRGLGTIFTHDHLGPSTHQQVGLYATVLAEPAGSTWFHAETGEPLYSGARQDGGPTSWQAVISTGDIDGDGKNDSFREFFLEYSDFQHAYEAGVYVGAGPNGVPDPQAFPATADSFRYAINPPVRNNASNLLEGIVEVQGGQVPGCPSRPCPQAISVDDPGMFVVNYRNEPLALRVYDPNKVGPDGKRGMQADGLGGDLAYAMQSRTDRAIPAMNLAPNLVTAATGPTGGTTLFPPHINRGGAEPGDPFTPMLRTYTGDNVRLRVHAGGHEEEHNVTLHGVKWLQSGSGFGNSSNSGWRSSQMVGISEQLGFNAPVSMVSSSAATTGDYLYSMDASLEGYWSGIWGVMRNYTAQRSDLFALPNNAKPMGMRNTVAFDGICPRIGANPNGIGTRPTVQRNYEVVAALANDILGNPLNLSIGDPAGMGHHVGGSLNPAGGTLVFNSRPVSIAQVTVTDPEDGETFTIGGQSGPLHDPTAILYVRKGDLDPITGKLKPGVPVEPLVLRAAAGDCIKITLENRLPMIMPDLTQTAVMQGMVKRDRNSGLGATTFSNNLMRPSSHVGLHAQLLAYDITKSDGTNVGANPIQTVPPRVGTVGAYPTRTYQYYAGHLEREGKPVTQLGRSVDNINATAVEFGGLNFTPADVIKQPQKGLGGAMSILPIGATWVDDARKVTATVTAAGQTTYRDFAMVWQKALNIRWANGRPVEGIAAEGLGVPTDPQDNSSMAINYRAEPLWFRFGLAPDAPFGRANGHGYGDVPNAHMAYSNALVGGDPQTPVLYVKPGQPFRTHIMMPTGGSRGTTFQLDGHVWSVNPFQSEKSDTRGYPTNTPGVGSVRFGYNPMSMYIGARESILPAAHFSFMHPSAGGSNAIPGDYLFRDYGAYGNTAGLWGLLRVTNEPEPAPAP; encoded by the coding sequence ATGACCGGCAAACCCTACGCCCCGTCCCTGTTCAAATTGCTGCTGTTGGTGACGTCGATGCTGGGCATCGAGCTGGCCGAAGCGGCCGTGCGCTGCGAGCGCAATCTGGTGGCCAACGTCGTGGCCTTGGATCAGCCGCTGATGTTCAACCGACTCGGTGCACAGAACGTCAACGGCATGATGTTCGCCCTGCGCCGCGATGTGGTCGATGATCACGAGATGTCCCTGGCCCAGGGCGGAGCGGCGGTGCCGGGAAAAGTGTCGCTGCGGCCCGACAAGCGTCCGCGTCCACTGGTATTGCGCGTCGCTGCCGGTGACTGCCTGACCATCAACTTGCAGAACCTGCTCGCCTACCAGGCCAACCCCGGCAGCCACGAAGACGGGGAGGAGGAAGAGGGTGAGATTGAGGGCGAAGCCGCCATCGGCAACGAAGACGAATTCAAGGTCGATGAACAGGTCGCCGACCGCCACGTCGGCTTCCAGGTCAATGGCATGCAAGCGGTCAACAGCATCGACGACATTGCGTCCTATACCGGGCGCAACGCCAATACCTTGATTGCCCCCGGCGCCACCCGTTCCTACACCTTGTACGCCGAGCGCGAAGGAGCGTTTGCCGCCAGCAGCCGCGGCGCGACCTTCGGGGGGGAAGGGGATGCAGGCAACGTGGCCAACGGACTGTTCGGCCAAGTGGTCGTGGTGCCCAAGGGCGGCCGCACCTATCGCAACACCGTGACCGAAGAAGAAATGCGCCTGGCCAGCGTCGACCGCACCCCGGCCGGTCAACCGATTGTCGATTACCAGGCGCGCTATCCGCAGCGTGAACCGTGGATACGTGAAGGCAAGGCCGGCACGCCGATCATCAACATGGTCGACGGCAATGAAATCATTTCCAGCGAGGCCGACGCGATCGTGATGGGCAGCAACGCCGACGGCAGCTTCCCGCCGTCGACCTATCCGCTGGAAGCCATCGGCAAACGCAACCCGGCGATCCCGAATCGTCTGGAGCCGTTCCGCGATTTCGCCTCGCAGTTCCAGGATGAAACCGCCGCGACTCAGGCGTTCCCCGCTTACTGGGCAGACCCGGTGATGGCTCACGTGCTGGAGCCGACGCGCGACTCGTTCATGATCAACTATGGCTCCGGCGGCATGGGCGCCGAAGTGGTTGCCAACCGTTTGGGCGTCGGGCCGATGCACGATTGCCTGTCCTGCGCCTATGAAGAATTCTTCCTCAGCTCGCACACCGTCGGCGATGTGGCGATGCTGGTGGACGTGCCGGCCAACGCAGGCCTGGAAAATATTCGTCCCGGTGAAACGCCGAGCGCCGATCAGATCGGGGTCAAGGCGACCATGGCGCTGTATCCGTCCGAGCCGTCCAACGTCAACCACAGCTACATCGGTGACTTCATCAAATTTCGCAACACCCACAACGGCCACGAGCAGCACATTTTCCACCTGCACGGGCACCAGTGGTTGTTCAACCCCAACGACGACAACTCCGACTATGTGGACGCCCAAGGCATCGGTCCGGGCGCCGGTTACACCTACGAAATCGCCAACGGGGGTTCGGGCAACCGCAACCGGGTCGCGGGCGATGCGATCTATCACTGCCACTTCTATCCGCACTTTGCCCAAGGCATGTGGAGCATGTGGCGGGTGCATGACGTATTCGAAGAGGGCACCAAACTCGAGGTTTCCCAGCAGGGCACCGACGGTTATCACAGCGAACCTTATGCGCTGCGCAGCGGTAAACCGGCTGCTGGCGCCCGGGCCTTGCCCGATGGCGAGATCGTCGCCGGTACGCCGATTCCAGCCGTCGTGCCGCTGCCAGGCAAAGCCATGGCGCCGATGCCGGGCAAAGTCGCGGTCGTACCGAAAATCGGCGAAACCCTGGTGGCCGGTGGTGATGACGATGACGAAGAGGATGACGACGGCGAACGTGACGGCGGTAACGGCGGCGCTCAAGCCATCGGTTCGCTGGCCCTGGTGGATCGCAGTGAAGCCAACCGCAATGCCGACGGCAGCCTGAAAAACCCTGGCTATCCGTTCTGGATCGGCGGCATGGAAAGCTCGGTCGGTCAGCGCCCACCGACCCCACCGCTGGACATGCTCGACGCTGCCAAGGCGCAGTCCTTGAAAACCAGCGGCAACGCCTTGTGGGCCAACCTCGACCCGGCTCAGTCCGGTGGCTGGGACGGCGGTCTGGGGCGCCATACTCTGGACGGCTTCTCCTCCGGTGGCCAGGCGCAAACCATTACCACGTCCCTGGATTTCTCCAAGAAAGTGACCCGCGCCAAACCCATTTACATGCCGGAAGAGGGCACCGAAGTCGAACAGGCGGCCATGGCGTTCCACGCAAAAAAAGACCATCCGAGCTTCGCCGTGCTACCCGGCAATCAAGTCGTGGCGCGCAACTTTCGCACCAACGGTGCCTTGCCGATAGCGGGCGCACCGTATTACGAACCGTGCATGGATGATCGGCAAAAACGCCTGACCAGCAGCGCCGGCACCGGCGAGTTTGCCAGTGGCGAACGGATCGACGGCATGTCCTTCACCGGTACGTCGACGTTCACCGCTGACCGTCCACGCGTCTACAAAGCCGCAAACATCCAGTTCGATGCGGTCTACAACAAAGTTGGTTACCACTTCCCGCAAGCGCGCATTCTCGCGCTGTGGGAAGACGCCTGGCCGGTGATTACCAAGCAGCGTCCGCCAGAGCCTTTGGTGATGCGCATGAACACCTTCGACTGCGTGCAATACCAGCAAACCAACCTGGTGCCAGCCACCTATGAAATGGACGACTATCAGGTGCGCACGCCAACCGACGTGATCGGTCAGCACATTCACCTGCCGAAATGGGACCTGACGGCCGCCGATGGTTCGGCCAACGGCTGGAACTATGAAGACGGCGTCCTTTCCCCGGGGGCAGTGCAAGAACGCGTCCGCGCGATTCGCGAGTTCAACCAGTGCGAAGGCACCGACCCGCGTGACGGCACGCCGGCCTGTCCGAAAGCCAAAAATCACCCGTACTTCGGTCAATTTGGCCGTGCTGACTGGGTCGGCGCGCGCACGGCGATGCAGCGCTGGTTTGTCGATCCGGTGGTGAACGCCAAAGGTGTCGATCGTGGGCTGGGGACCATTTTTACCCACGACCACTTAGGCCCATCGACTCACCAACAGGTCGGTCTGTACGCCACTGTGCTGGCGGAACCGGCTGGTTCCACCTGGTTCCACGCCGAAACCGGCGAGCCGTTGTACAGCGGCGCGCGGCAGGATGGCGGGCCGACTTCATGGCAAGCGGTGATTTCCACCGGTGACATCGATGGTGATGGCAAGAACGACAGCTTCCGTGAGTTCTTCCTTGAGTACAGCGACTTCCAGCACGCCTATGAAGCGGGTGTGTATGTAGGCGCCGGCCCCAATGGCGTGCCCGATCCGCAAGCCTTCCCGGCCACCGCCGACAGCTTCCGCTACGCGATCAATCCACCGGTGCGCAATAACGCCAGCAACCTGCTGGAAGGGATCGTCGAAGTGCAAGGCGGGCAAGTGCCCGGTTGCCCAAGCCGGCCATGCCCACAAGCGATCTCGGTCGATGATCCAGGCATGTTCGTGGTCAATTACCGCAACGAACCGCTGGCCCTGCGGGTGTACGACCCGAACAAGGTCGGCCCGGACGGCAAGCGCGGCATGCAGGCCGACGGCCTCGGCGGCGACCTGGCGTACGCCATGCAAAGCCGCACCGACCGCGCCATCCCGGCGATGAACCTGGCGCCGAACCTGGTGACCGCGGCCACCGGTCCAACCGGCGGCACTACGCTGTTCCCGCCGCACATCAACCGTGGCGGCGCAGAACCGGGTGACCCGTTCACCCCGATGCTGCGTACCTATACCGGTGACAACGTGCGGCTGCGGGTGCATGCCGGCGGTCACGAAGAAGAGCACAACGTGACCCTGCATGGCGTGAAATGGCTGCAAAGCGGTTCCGGGTTCGGCAACAGCTCCAACTCGGGCTGGCGTTCGTCGCAGATGGTCGGGATCTCCGAGCAATTGGGCTTCAATGCACCGGTGTCGATGGTCTCCAGCTCGGCCGCGACCACGGGTGACTACCTGTACTCGATGGACGCCTCCCTGGAAGGATACTGGAGCGGGATCTGGGGCGTGATGCGCAACTACACGGCCCAACGCAGCGACCTGTTCGCGCTGCCGAACAACGCGAAACCGATGGGGATGCGCAACACTGTGGCGTTCGATGGCATCTGTCCACGGATCGGCGCCAACCCCAATGGCATCGGTACCCGACCGACCGTGCAACGCAACTATGAAGTGGTCGCGGCACTGGCCAACGACATCCTCGGCAACCCGTTGAACCTGTCCATCGGTGATCCGGCGGGGATGGGTCATCATGTCGGCGGGTCATTGAATCCGGCGGGCGGGACCCTGGTGTTCAACTCGCGCCCCGTGAGCATTGCGCAGGTCACCGTGACTGATCCCGAAGACGGTGAGACCTTCACCATCGGCGGGCAAAGCGGGCCGCTGCATGACCCGACGGCGATCCTTTATGTGCGCAAGGGCGATCTCGACCCGATCACCGGCAAGCTCAAACCCGGTGTGCCTGTCGAACCGCTGGTGCTGCGCGCGGCGGCCGGTGATTGCATCAAAATCACCCTGGAAAACCGTCTGCCCATGATCATGCCGGACCTGACCCAGACAGCGGTGATGCAGGGCATGGTCAAACGTGATCGCAACAGCGGCCTGGGGGCGACCACCTTCAGCAATAACCTGATGCGGCCGTCCAGCCATGTGGGCCTGCACGCGCAACTGCTGGCGTATGACATCACCAAATCCGATGGCACCAACGTCGGCGCCAACCCGATCCAGACCGTGCCGCCACGTGTTGGCACCGTCGGCGCGTACCCGACGCGTACCTATCAGTACTACGCCGGGCACCTGGAGCGTGAAGGCAAACCGGTCACGCAACTGGGCCGCAGTGTCGACAACATCAACGCCACGGCGGTGGAGTTCGGCGGGTTGAATTTCACCCCGGCGGACGTCATCAAACAGCCGCAGAAAGGCCTGGGCGGGGCGATGAGCATCCTGCCGATCGGGGCGACCTGGGTTGACGATGCGCGCAAAGTGACGGCGACTGTCACCGCTGCGGGGCAAACCACCTACCGCGACTTTGCGATGGTCTGGCAAAAAGCCCTGAACATCCGCTGGGCCAACGGCCGGCCGGTCGAAGGCATTGCCGCCGAAGGCCTGGGTGTGCCGACCGATCCGCAGGACAACTCGAGCATGGCCATCAACTACAGGGCCGAGCCGCTGTGGTTCCGCTTCGGGCTGGCACCGGATGCGCCGTTCGGCCGTGCCAACGGCCATGGTTATGGTGACGTGCCCAATGCGCACATGGCTTACAGCAACGCGCTGGTGGGAGGCGATCCGCAAACACCGGTGCTGTATGTGAAGCCGGGGCAACCGTTCCGCACCCACATCATGATGCCCACCGGTGGCAGCCGCGGTACGACCTTCCAGCTTGACGGTCACGTCTGGTCGGTCAACCCGTTCCAGTCGGAGAAGAGCGATACCCGCGGTTATCCGACGAATACACCAGGGGTGGGTTCGGTGCGGTTCGGCTACAACCCGATGTCGATGTACATCGGTGCCCGCGAAAGCATCCTGCCTGCGGCGCACTTCAGCTTCATGCACCCGAGCGCCGGGGGCAGCAACGCGATACCGGGCGACTACCTGTTCCGTGACTACGGCGCGTACGGCAACACCGCCGGGCTTTGGGGATTGTTGCGGGTGACCAACGAACCTGAACCGGCTCCGGCACCTTGA
- a CDS encoding SCO family protein, whose product MNRFAHRGLLTFCLLAAGIGQALAHSADEHAGHEMPAKSARSESAQVKFADVALVDQNGKAVRLEKDLVTNKIVLMSFIYTSCTTVCPVVSSIMGKVQKQLGARVGGEVQLVSISIDPQRDDAKRLNDYARNFQNGPGWSWLTGSSQSINETLKGLGTFSGDFKSHQPLILVGDGNSRHWTRYYGFTDPTVLAREVEKLSGQRNVHAKHTAIAMEQKP is encoded by the coding sequence ATGAACCGATTCGCACACCGTGGACTGCTGACGTTCTGCCTGCTGGCCGCCGGTATCGGCCAGGCCCTGGCCCACTCGGCGGATGAACACGCCGGTCACGAAATGCCGGCCAAAAGCGCCCGTTCGGAAAGCGCTCAGGTCAAGTTCGCCGACGTGGCGCTGGTGGACCAGAACGGCAAAGCGGTGCGCCTGGAAAAAGACCTGGTGACCAACAAGATTGTGCTCATGAGCTTCATCTACACCAGTTGCACCACGGTTTGCCCGGTGGTGTCGTCGATCATGGGCAAGGTGCAAAAACAGCTGGGTGCCCGGGTCGGCGGCGAGGTGCAACTGGTGTCGATCAGCATCGACCCGCAGCGCGACGACGCCAAACGCCTGAACGACTACGCCCGCAACTTCCAGAACGGTCCCGGCTGGAGCTGGCTGACCGGCAGCTCGCAGTCGATCAACGAAACCCTCAAGGGACTGGGCACCTTTAGCGGGGACTTCAAAAGCCATCAGCCATTGATTCTGGTGGGGGATGGCAACAGCCGCCACTGGACCCGCTACTACGGCTTCACCGACCCGACGGTGCTGGCCCGTGAAGTGGAGAAACTCAGCGGTCAGCGCAACGTTCACGCCAAGCACACGGCCATCGCGATGGAGCAGAAGCCATGA